A single genomic interval of Streptomyces sp. BA2 harbors:
- a CDS encoding ATP-dependent carboxylate-amine ligase: MNAPPPVLLMADDRASTFTRYAVDALPGRLALLRFASARKDLTDEYVRQTAHIPAFWVNERLPLEEEAARYRAWAAELPVAPTRFCNPSEPRQHIAQRFASLAGLPHLTERQVSWVRDKAAMKDKFRELGLLTARYARVSTVDEVEEFAARCGWPVVLKPVDSFACVDTFRLTGPEQLPDLAVNGRSWLVEEHLGGTEWEVCALIHAGEVLDAWPSAMPCRPLDIVDGAMNANISVATDERPPVDLRGMLQRIVTGMGIDHGYAHMEFFVVGGEVYAGEIGVRLAGCEITANHGYAYGFDVFGATLDVYLGRRPALEYFGRCCAGDLLLPLPGSGTVHRITPEEELLRLPGVVKSVLRFSEGDLVEARRASHNASGYVHVTGGSIAEVEKRMRGILDAFTIEVITQTPAARTLQR; the protein is encoded by the coding sequence GTGAACGCGCCGCCGCCGGTGCTCCTCATGGCCGACGACCGCGCCTCCACCTTCACTCGGTACGCGGTGGACGCCCTGCCCGGCCGACTGGCTCTGCTGCGGTTCGCCTCCGCGCGCAAGGACCTCACCGATGAGTACGTACGGCAGACCGCGCACATCCCCGCGTTCTGGGTGAACGAGCGGCTGCCCCTGGAGGAGGAAGCGGCCCGCTACCGCGCCTGGGCCGCTGAACTGCCCGTGGCACCCACGCGGTTCTGCAACCCCTCCGAGCCGCGCCAGCACATCGCCCAGCGGTTCGCCTCGCTGGCAGGCCTGCCGCACCTGACGGAACGTCAAGTGAGCTGGGTGCGCGACAAGGCGGCGATGAAGGACAAGTTCCGCGAGCTCGGCCTGCTCACCGCACGGTATGCGCGCGTCTCCACGGTGGACGAGGTGGAGGAGTTCGCCGCGCGGTGCGGCTGGCCCGTCGTACTGAAACCCGTGGACTCCTTCGCCTGCGTCGACACCTTCCGGCTCACCGGCCCCGAGCAGCTGCCCGACCTGGCCGTCAACGGCCGCTCCTGGCTGGTCGAGGAGCATCTGGGCGGCACGGAGTGGGAGGTGTGCGCGCTCATCCACGCGGGCGAGGTCCTTGACGCGTGGCCGAGTGCGATGCCGTGCCGTCCGCTGGACATCGTCGACGGCGCGATGAACGCCAACATCAGTGTCGCCACCGATGAGCGGCCGCCGGTCGACCTGCGGGGCATGCTCCAGCGGATCGTCACCGGCATGGGGATCGACCACGGGTACGCGCACATGGAGTTCTTCGTCGTCGGCGGCGAGGTCTACGCGGGGGAGATCGGGGTCCGGCTCGCGGGCTGCGAGATAACCGCCAACCACGGGTACGCGTACGGCTTCGACGTGTTCGGCGCAACGCTGGACGTCTACCTCGGCCGCCGCCCCGCCCTCGAGTATTTCGGGCGCTGCTGCGCGGGCGACCTGCTGCTGCCGCTGCCGGGCTCGGGGACCGTGCACCGGATCACCCCCGAGGAGGAACTGCTGCGGCTGCCCGGGGTCGTCAAGAGCGTCCTCCGGTTCAGCGAAGGGGACCTCGTGGAGGCGCGGCGCGCCTCGCACAACGCGTCCGGATACGTCCACGTGACCGGAGGGTCGATCGCCGAGGTGGAAAAGCGCATGCGCGGCATACTCGACGCCTTCACGATCGAAGTGATCACCCAGACACCGGCGGCCAGAACGCTCCAACGCTGA
- the blsG gene encoding arginine 2,3-aminomutase, whose translation MPHTPGATEADRHPVPDRPELPEITETEWNDWRWHMRKRVTNVDKARQWINLTADEEQAIDKSAGKYRWSVTPYYASLMDPDDPTCPIRQQAVPALGELAEFSGAEVDPVGDMFYRKTNRVVHKYPDRVIMLITEACPVYCRHCTRKFHTTDVDGSYFRDNEGESFEEDLRYIAEHPEIRDVLLTGGDPLSYRDGKLEEIISGLRAIPSVEIIRIGSRFPVLLPQRVTDELCEMLARYHPVWLNTHFNHPKEITPESAAAVDRLLRHGIPVGNQTVLLRGVNDDVTTMRTLMTELLRIRVRPYYLYHCDNVTGVSHFMTSIEKGWEIMEGLQGHITGFGVPQYVLTTKIGKIPIAQPYFSRVPEGLLLRNYRGQEMVVDASVHPITEADAT comes from the coding sequence ATGCCCCACACTCCTGGAGCAACAGAAGCGGACCGCCACCCCGTTCCGGACCGGCCGGAGCTCCCCGAGATCACCGAAACGGAGTGGAACGACTGGCGCTGGCACATGCGCAAGCGTGTCACCAACGTCGACAAGGCACGGCAGTGGATCAACCTCACCGCCGACGAGGAACAGGCCATCGACAAATCGGCGGGCAAATACCGCTGGAGCGTCACCCCCTACTACGCGTCCCTGATGGACCCGGACGACCCCACCTGCCCGATCCGGCAGCAGGCCGTCCCCGCGCTCGGTGAACTCGCCGAGTTCAGCGGCGCCGAGGTCGACCCCGTCGGCGACATGTTCTACCGCAAGACCAACCGGGTGGTGCACAAGTACCCGGACCGGGTGATCATGCTGATCACCGAGGCCTGCCCGGTCTACTGCAGGCACTGCACACGCAAGTTCCACACCACCGACGTCGACGGCAGCTACTTCCGCGACAACGAGGGCGAGTCCTTCGAGGAGGACCTGCGCTACATCGCCGAACACCCCGAGATCCGGGACGTGTTGCTCACCGGCGGCGACCCGCTCTCGTACCGCGACGGCAAGCTGGAGGAGATCATCTCCGGCCTCCGGGCGATCCCCAGCGTGGAGATCATCCGCATCGGCAGCCGCTTCCCGGTACTGCTGCCCCAGCGCGTCACGGACGAACTCTGCGAAATGCTCGCGCGCTACCACCCGGTCTGGCTGAACACGCACTTCAACCATCCCAAGGAGATCACCCCCGAGTCCGCCGCCGCGGTCGACCGACTGCTGCGCCACGGCATCCCGGTGGGGAACCAGACCGTGCTGCTTCGCGGCGTCAACGACGACGTCACGACGATGCGCACGTTGATGACCGAGCTGCTCCGCATCAGGGTCCGGCCGTACTACCTCTACCACTGCGACAACGTCACCGGCGTGTCCCACTTCATGACCTCCATCGAGAAGGGCTGGGAAATCATGGAGGGCCTGCAGGGACACATCACCGGCTTCGGCGTACCGCAGTACGTACTGACGACGAAAATCGGCAAGATCCCCATCGCCCAGCCGTACTTCTCCCGCGTTCCCGAAGGCCTGCTGCTCCGCAACTACCGAGGCCAGGAGATGGTCGTCGACGCCTCGGTGCACCCCATCACGGAGGCTGACGCGACATGA
- a CDS encoding nucleoside 2-deoxyribosyltransferase: MTTTPARELAGELGVNTLFLAGPFLQLLDPATGEMPSGTRAPFASLIEHFEGHGFSVHNAHRREAWGAELMAPAQCTPLDQEEIRKADVFVAFPGLPASPGTHIEMGWASAFGKPIVLLLEEGKEYAFLVRGLHAVATVEYVVFSDLEAALPAVDEAVRRAVERQREEEDLSR; the protein is encoded by the coding sequence ATGACCACGACTCCCGCCCGCGAGCTCGCCGGTGAACTCGGCGTCAACACCCTGTTCCTCGCGGGGCCCTTCCTCCAGCTGCTCGATCCCGCCACCGGGGAGATGCCGTCGGGAACGCGGGCACCCTTCGCCTCCCTGATCGAGCACTTCGAGGGGCATGGGTTCAGCGTCCACAACGCACACCGCCGTGAGGCGTGGGGCGCCGAACTGATGGCCCCCGCCCAGTGCACGCCACTCGACCAGGAGGAGATCCGGAAGGCCGACGTGTTCGTGGCCTTCCCCGGACTCCCCGCCTCTCCCGGCACCCATATAGAGATGGGCTGGGCCAGCGCCTTCGGGAAACCGATCGTGCTGTTGCTCGAGGAGGGCAAGGAGTACGCGTTCCTCGTGCGTGGGCTGCACGCGGTGGCGACGGTCGAGTACGTGGTCTTCAGCGACCTGGAGGCGGCGCTTCCCGCCGTCGACGAGGCGGTACGGCGCGCGGTCGAGCGGCAGCGGGAGGAGGAGGACCTGAGCCGCTGA
- a CDS encoding thymidylate synthase codes for MHSTYETVEDAYLTELRSTYLGASFRNAPRGFPSRERLGAGFLVRQPVQRHVALPGRRSNLVFNFAEALWYLSGSADLELVAHYAPSMRKYSSDGATLTGTAYGPRIFDYRGTGLDQWRSVIDVLADDPDSKRAVVQIFHPGELREPANIDVACTLALQFMLREGQLHAVGFMRANDAYRGMVSDVFSFTFLLEMLARQLGVEVGSYVHQVGSLHVYDSDAPLVERVLREGADDTGPERFPTMPAGDNWPHVRDVLRIEAQLRTDRLRLGPAALRALDLPRYWQDVIGLFELHRQLTFEAGTDRELLDELPPLYRRMMLCRWPRTAADQEVSA; via the coding sequence GTGCACAGCACCTACGAAACCGTCGAGGACGCCTACCTGACGGAGCTGCGAAGCACCTATCTCGGCGCGTCGTTCCGCAACGCCCCGCGCGGCTTTCCCAGCCGTGAGCGCCTTGGCGCCGGATTCCTGGTCCGGCAACCCGTCCAGCGGCACGTCGCGCTGCCGGGGCGCAGGTCCAACCTGGTCTTCAACTTCGCCGAGGCCCTGTGGTACCTGTCGGGCTCGGCCGACCTGGAGCTCGTCGCCCACTACGCGCCGAGCATGCGCAAGTACTCGTCCGACGGCGCCACCCTGACCGGCACCGCTTACGGGCCACGGATATTCGACTACCGGGGGACGGGCCTCGACCAGTGGCGCAGCGTCATCGACGTACTGGCGGACGACCCCGACAGCAAACGCGCGGTGGTGCAGATCTTCCACCCGGGCGAGCTGCGCGAACCGGCCAACATCGACGTCGCGTGCACCCTGGCCCTGCAGTTCATGCTCCGCGAGGGGCAGTTGCACGCGGTCGGCTTCATGCGCGCCAACGACGCCTACCGGGGCATGGTGAGCGACGTCTTCTCCTTCACCTTCCTCCTGGAGATGCTCGCCAGACAGCTGGGTGTCGAGGTGGGGAGCTACGTCCACCAGGTGGGCTCCCTGCATGTGTACGACAGTGACGCCCCGCTCGTGGAACGGGTCCTGCGGGAGGGCGCGGACGACACCGGCCCGGAGCGATTCCCCACGATGCCCGCCGGGGACAACTGGCCGCACGTGCGCGACGTGTTGCGGATCGAGGCGCAACTGCGCACCGACCGGCTCCGGCTCGGCCCCGCCGCGCTGCGCGCCCTGGACCTGCCCCGCTACTGGCAGGACGTGATCGGCCTCTTCGAGCTGCACCGCCAGCTGACCTTCGAGGCCGGTACCGACCGTGAGCTGCTCGACGAACTCCCGCCCCTGTACCGCCGGATGATGCTGTGCCGATGGCCCCGTACCGCTGCCGACCAGGAGGTCTCCGCATGA
- a CDS encoding DegT/DnrJ/EryC1/StrS family aminotransferase, giving the protein MTLDKRLGLRFLPYGANYLDWPDMHELRAAIEQGVLFRYQTETESIASRLERRVGERLGAGHVLAVHNCTEALRLALVSTRPRVGDVVHIPAVTFVAVAGAVLSSGLIPVLVDVDESLSMDTSLIPDGTQRAIVAHMEGTVAPLPDGVPYVIEDSAQALGATFPDGRHTGTRGYAGTFSFHHNKVLTSGEGGLLVTNEPAAWETMRCYHDHGSARVPGRYPTWNEDAYYGENLVTSEEVAAIQYQQFRHLDEVLSGLERHHAIAMDELPDRTGLDVLPRAAGDVKISLRFRCESRELRNAAVSALTERGIANWTLNKYLLPDHPVVAGRRSLYADGFPWNLAPDQPLALSRDGFARTRDLLDRTLCVPLSPELSEAEQVLAVKSVRQALETA; this is encoded by the coding sequence ATGACCCTCGACAAACGGCTCGGGCTGCGCTTCCTCCCCTACGGCGCCAACTACCTCGACTGGCCCGACATGCACGAACTGCGTGCGGCGATCGAGCAGGGCGTTCTCTTCCGCTACCAGACGGAGACCGAGAGCATCGCGTCCCGCCTCGAACGCCGGGTCGGGGAACGGCTCGGCGCGGGTCATGTGCTCGCGGTGCACAACTGCACCGAGGCGCTGCGGCTCGCCCTGGTCTCCACCCGCCCGCGCGTCGGTGACGTCGTCCACATACCGGCGGTCACGTTCGTCGCCGTGGCGGGCGCCGTCCTCTCCAGCGGCCTCATCCCGGTCCTGGTGGACGTCGACGAGTCGCTCTCCATGGACACCTCGCTGATCCCCGACGGCACCCAACGGGCCATCGTCGCCCACATGGAGGGCACCGTCGCGCCCCTGCCCGACGGCGTCCCGTACGTCATCGAGGACAGCGCCCAGGCGCTCGGCGCCACCTTCCCCGACGGGCGGCACACCGGCACCCGTGGCTACGCGGGCACCTTCAGCTTCCACCACAACAAGGTGCTCACCTCGGGGGAGGGCGGCCTGCTCGTCACCAACGAACCGGCCGCCTGGGAGACGATGCGCTGCTACCACGACCACGGCTCTGCCCGGGTGCCCGGCCGCTACCCCACCTGGAACGAGGACGCCTACTACGGCGAGAACCTGGTCACCAGCGAGGAGGTCGCGGCGATCCAGTACCAGCAGTTCCGCCACCTGGACGAGGTGCTCTCCGGCCTGGAGCGCCACCACGCCATCGCCATGGACGAACTGCCCGACCGCACCGGCCTCGACGTCCTGCCCCGCGCGGCGGGCGACGTGAAGATCAGTCTCCGGTTCCGTTGCGAGAGCCGGGAGTTACGTAATGCCGCCGTGTCCGCCCTCACCGAGCGTGGCATCGCCAACTGGACGCTCAACAAGTACCTGTTGCCCGACCACCCCGTGGTCGCCGGACGGCGTTCGCTCTACGCCGACGGCTTCCCCTGGAACCTCGCCCCCGACCAGCCGCTCGCTCTCAGCCGCGACGGGTTCGCCAGGACCCGGGACCTCCTCGACCGCACCCTGTGCGTGCCGCTCTCGCCGGAACTCTCCGAAGCCGAACAGGTCCTCGCGGTCAAGTCGGTCCGCCAGGCATTGGAGACCGCGTGA
- a CDS encoding endonuclease, with protein sequence MAGQKAVMRELLRTSGQTYAAEAGIRLADTPQPLYRTLVLSCLLSARIRASVAVASTRALYEAGMRGPRQMADASWQQRVDALGRGGYRRYDERTATQLGDGARLVLDEWGGDLRTLREKADGDAAVLKRLLRQVPGLGPTGADIFLREVQDVWTEYGPRFDAKVLQGAERLGLPRDTSALLRLAGDEKPGVAAAALVRAALDRKLAQASLDGAAGS encoded by the coding sequence ATGGCCGGCCAGAAGGCTGTGATGCGGGAACTGCTCAGGACGTCGGGACAGACGTACGCGGCGGAGGCGGGCATCCGCTTGGCAGACACCCCCCAGCCGCTCTATCGCACGCTCGTCCTGTCCTGCCTGCTCAGCGCACGGATCCGGGCATCCGTCGCGGTGGCGAGCACCCGCGCGCTGTACGAGGCCGGGATGCGCGGCCCGCGGCAGATGGCCGACGCCTCCTGGCAGCAGCGGGTCGACGCCCTGGGGCGCGGCGGCTACCGGCGCTACGACGAACGGACCGCGACCCAGCTGGGCGACGGCGCCCGACTCGTGCTCGACGAGTGGGGCGGGGACCTGCGCACGCTGCGTGAGAAGGCGGACGGCGACGCGGCGGTACTGAAACGGCTGCTGCGTCAGGTGCCGGGCCTCGGCCCCACCGGCGCGGACATCTTCCTGCGCGAGGTGCAGGACGTGTGGACCGAGTACGGCCCCCGCTTCGACGCCAAGGTCCTTCAGGGAGCCGAGCGCCTCGGTCTGCCCCGGGACACGTCGGCGCTGTTGCGGCTCGCGGGCGACGAGAAGCCAGGTGTGGCCGCCGCGGCGCTGGTCAGGGCCGCCCTCGACCGGAAACTGGCGCAGGCCAGTCTCGACGGGGCGGCCGGGTCCTGA
- a CDS encoding MFS transporter, whose translation MEVKPNGLARRLAALLTRRQVAGPAWWSVVSRLPVYLMSLAMVLVVREQGGSYAQAGLVSALYTIGMALGSPLIARRVDRRGRRTVLVATGTVYPAALAALVWTTEPGDWAQPALAVLAGITLPPANACMRSLWARLPLRDDERETAYLWEALLTEVLVIGAPLMLAVLMLTGSAGAALTTVAVIGGVGAIGLAFTRVPEGTDGGTEAAGDDAPGDETGRGGLLGPLRSSPMLPLTAVMALSSVPIGLMTLAIPAFVDDHGSQGSTGLVYACWGIGSALGAVWLGRSQSEVAVHVRFPRLVLAFAVGTGLPLLATSQLTLALALAVGSVPIALVSASEMTLVSLLADGRSLTEAFTWASLATVVGDALGQQAGGLLMDPAGPRGVFAIAFGMSLVAACVAFACRGLMGRRAAEVPVPTEAGER comes from the coding sequence ATGGAAGTGAAGCCGAACGGTCTTGCGCGCCGTCTCGCCGCCCTGCTCACGCGCCGTCAGGTCGCGGGACCCGCCTGGTGGAGCGTGGTCTCCAGGCTGCCGGTCTATCTCATGTCCCTCGCGATGGTGCTCGTCGTGCGCGAACAGGGCGGCAGCTACGCCCAAGCCGGTCTGGTCTCCGCCCTTTACACCATCGGCATGGCGCTGGGCAGCCCGCTCATCGCCCGCCGGGTCGACCGGCGGGGCCGCAGGACCGTCCTGGTGGCGACCGGCACGGTCTACCCCGCGGCGCTCGCCGCGCTGGTGTGGACCACGGAGCCGGGCGACTGGGCGCAGCCGGCCCTGGCCGTGCTCGCCGGGATCACGCTGCCCCCGGCGAACGCCTGCATGCGGTCGCTGTGGGCGCGCCTTCCGCTGCGGGACGACGAGCGGGAGACCGCCTATCTGTGGGAGGCGCTGCTCACCGAAGTCCTGGTGATCGGGGCGCCGTTGATGCTCGCGGTGCTGATGCTGACAGGATCCGCCGGGGCGGCGCTGACCACCGTCGCGGTGATCGGCGGCGTCGGAGCGATCGGTCTCGCGTTCACGCGGGTGCCCGAAGGCACCGACGGGGGGACGGAGGCGGCGGGCGATGACGCCCCGGGGGACGAGACCGGCCGCGGCGGCCTGCTCGGGCCGCTGCGTTCGTCGCCGATGCTCCCACTGACCGCCGTGATGGCGCTCAGCTCCGTGCCCATCGGGCTGATGACGCTGGCCATCCCCGCCTTCGTCGACGACCACGGCTCGCAGGGCAGCACCGGCCTCGTGTACGCCTGCTGGGGCATCGGCAGCGCCCTGGGCGCTGTGTGGCTCGGCCGCTCCCAGTCCGAGGTCGCGGTGCATGTGCGCTTCCCGCGCCTGGTGCTGGCGTTCGCCGTCGGCACGGGTCTTCCGCTGCTCGCGACGTCCCAACTGACGCTCGCGCTCGCACTCGCGGTCGGCAGCGTGCCCATCGCGCTCGTCTCGGCGAGCGAGATGACGCTGGTCAGCCTGCTGGCGGACGGCCGTTCACTGACGGAGGCCTTCACCTGGGCGTCCCTGGCCACGGTGGTGGGGGACGCGCTCGGCCAGCAGGCGGGCGGGCTCCTCATGGACCCGGCGGGCCCGCGGGGCGTCTTCGCCATCGCCTTCGGAATGTCACTCGTCGCCGCCTGCGTGGCCTTCGCCTGCCGGGGCCTGATGGGGCGGCGCGCGGCAGAGGTCCCCGTACCCACCGAAGCGGGGGAGCGGTGA
- a CDS encoding class I SAM-dependent methyltransferase produces MKKTPEKTSEKATAPEIELIDHNGELTLSIGGEQAMQAWERDLMWASADMLCRHGKDFYEVGLGLGLSALRIAENPATRSHRVLELFGEVEDLFREQHPKLPGTLSIERGDFFQRVFDLETESIDGMFFDPALDMEVWKDEELWAKAMPEVVRALRPGGVFIPFFSTKPELRWQYVKHFRTIRVERHPYTAYDTTEYTYGTSGDAYIQCFYKD; encoded by the coding sequence ATGAAGAAGACCCCCGAGAAGACCAGTGAGAAGGCCACCGCACCGGAGATCGAACTCATCGACCACAACGGCGAGTTGACTCTGAGCATCGGCGGCGAACAGGCCATGCAGGCCTGGGAACGCGACCTGATGTGGGCAAGCGCCGACATGCTCTGCCGCCACGGCAAGGACTTCTACGAGGTGGGCCTCGGCCTCGGACTCTCCGCCCTGCGCATCGCCGAGAACCCCGCCACCCGCAGCCACCGGGTCCTCGAACTCTTCGGAGAGGTCGAAGACCTCTTCCGCGAACAGCACCCGAAACTCCCCGGCACGCTCTCCATCGAGCGGGGCGACTTCTTCCAGCGGGTCTTCGATCTTGAGACGGAGAGCATCGACGGAATGTTCTTCGACCCCGCGCTCGACATGGAGGTGTGGAAGGACGAGGAACTGTGGGCCAAGGCCATGCCGGAGGTCGTCCGCGCCCTGCGCCCCGGCGGGGTTTTCATCCCCTTCTTCAGCACCAAGCCCGAACTGCGCTGGCAGTACGTCAAGCACTTCCGCACCATCCGCGTGGAGCGCCACCCGTACACCGCGTACGACACCACCGAATACACCTACGGCACCTCCGGTGACGCGTACATCCAGTGCTTCTACAAGGACTGA
- the blsE gene encoding cytosylglucuronate decarboxylase — translation MTERQRYLFIRILEACNADCFMCEFALSRDTFRFSLEDFADLLPKAREAGVAYVRFTGGEPLMHQDIVELVRMGTDAGMKMSMITNGMMLPKKAPLLAEAGLAQVIVSLDGGSATTHDVYRRSPGMFDNGLRGLRDAAALGVLPRVNTVVGPHNYTEMPDLQKVLTEAGVKQWELSALKLERSITYPDPGHVRAVCDPIYDADPDTLLVPLGKRFYGDTREEQERYFAESLTPRASEPLCHVVDDVIYIDGKYGRMYACSCLPHREGEDLGGAPLREGGAIQLDTPVFRTHADFFRERGPDMCGGCSTTAAGYSDDVARLGAAAPWQY, via the coding sequence ATGACTGAGCGTCAGCGCTATCTCTTCATCAGGATCCTGGAAGCCTGCAACGCGGACTGCTTCATGTGCGAGTTCGCGCTCTCCCGTGACACGTTCCGCTTCTCGCTGGAGGACTTCGCCGACCTGCTGCCCAAGGCCCGTGAAGCCGGAGTGGCCTACGTACGGTTCACCGGCGGCGAACCGCTCATGCATCAGGACATCGTCGAGCTCGTGCGGATGGGCACGGACGCGGGGATGAAGATGTCCATGATCACCAACGGCATGATGCTGCCGAAGAAGGCCCCGCTCCTCGCCGAGGCGGGTCTCGCCCAGGTGATCGTCAGTCTCGACGGCGGCTCCGCCACGACGCACGACGTCTACCGGCGTTCCCCCGGCATGTTCGACAACGGCCTGCGAGGACTGCGCGACGCCGCTGCCCTCGGTGTCCTTCCCCGGGTCAACACCGTGGTCGGGCCGCACAACTACACGGAGATGCCTGACCTGCAGAAGGTGCTCACCGAGGCCGGCGTCAAGCAATGGGAGCTCTCCGCCCTGAAGTTGGAGCGCTCCATCACCTACCCCGACCCCGGTCATGTGCGCGCGGTCTGCGATCCGATCTACGACGCGGACCCCGACACCCTCCTCGTGCCGCTCGGCAAGCGCTTCTACGGAGACACCCGTGAGGAACAGGAGCGCTATTTCGCGGAGTCACTGACCCCGCGCGCGTCGGAACCCCTGTGCCATGTCGTGGACGACGTGATCTACATCGACGGCAAGTACGGGCGCATGTACGCCTGCAGCTGTCTCCCGCACCGCGAAGGGGAGGACCTGGGCGGTGCCCCGCTGCGCGAAGGCGGCGCCATCCAACTGGACACGCCGGTCTTCCGGACCCATGCGGACTTCTTCCGCGAGCGGGGACCCGACATGTGCGGCGGCTGCTCCACCACGGCCGCCGGCTACAGCGACGACGTCGCCCGGCTCGGGGCGGCGGCGCCGTGGCAGTACTGA
- a CDS encoding flavin reductase family protein gives MVSVDGFTDRLDYPMYVVTAAADGAPAGCLVGFASQCALDPPRFVVWLSQANHTYPVARRAAFLGVHLLRRDQHRLARLFGGECGKRVDKFADARWEPHTGGAPVLTDSCAWWVGKIERHADWGDHVGFHLTPVEAGADPPPHEKLLRLSDVTDLTPGHPA, from the coding sequence TTGGTCTCCGTGGACGGGTTCACCGACCGCCTCGACTACCCGATGTACGTGGTGACGGCGGCGGCCGACGGTGCGCCTGCGGGCTGCCTGGTCGGATTCGCCTCGCAGTGTGCGCTGGATCCGCCTCGCTTCGTGGTGTGGCTGTCCCAGGCGAACCACACGTACCCGGTGGCCCGACGTGCCGCGTTCCTCGGCGTGCACCTCCTCAGGCGCGATCAGCACCGGCTCGCGCGGCTGTTCGGCGGCGAGTGCGGCAAGCGCGTCGACAAGTTCGCCGACGCCCGGTGGGAGCCTCACACGGGCGGGGCACCCGTGCTCACGGACTCGTGCGCCTGGTGGGTCGGCAAGATCGAGCGGCACGCCGACTGGGGAGATCACGTGGGCTTTCACCTCACCCCGGTGGAGGCGGGCGCGGACCCGCCGCCGCACGAGAAGCTGCTCCGCCTGAGCGACGTCACCGACCTCACCCCCGGCCACCCGGCATGA
- the blsF gene encoding CGA synthase-related protein, with translation MAVLSPGGPAPLPSGPAPRRVLLVSRDEELDSLLAGRRIAAHLGELERTGTEGGPGGDGPPPDVALVCDDDAATRRLLALGVPVVRLSSGHRGTVTPLAEGAEGALHRVHRPAWLPGPWPATPDGTRTTGVLAPARMTRGRRRSGTLLLLSLWGVPAGDADAFTSGALRQLAAEAVRRTQRCEVVCDMRVESVRDTLEGLDGVRVRRAADTDVDALHADAELLLATPVLGAVALAQARRAPLVFLPPLSDTQRDLADRVARAAPVPLAADPGNPSLWDPEKPDPWSALDGITDDLRGAQRVARTLRQLSLAPL, from the coding sequence GTGGCAGTACTGAGCCCCGGCGGGCCCGCCCCGCTGCCGTCAGGTCCCGCCCCGCGCCGGGTGCTCCTCGTGTCGCGGGACGAGGAACTCGACTCGCTGCTCGCCGGGCGGCGGATCGCCGCGCACCTGGGCGAACTTGAGCGGACCGGGACCGAGGGCGGCCCGGGTGGCGACGGGCCGCCGCCGGACGTGGCCCTGGTTTGCGACGACGATGCCGCCACCCGCCGCCTCCTCGCCCTGGGCGTACCGGTCGTGCGGTTGTCCTCGGGGCACCGCGGCACCGTCACCCCCCTGGCGGAAGGGGCCGAGGGAGCACTGCACCGTGTGCACCGCCCGGCATGGCTCCCGGGCCCGTGGCCCGCGACACCGGACGGCACGCGCACCACCGGGGTACTCGCGCCCGCACGCATGACGCGCGGGCGCCGGCGGAGCGGCACCCTGCTGCTGCTCTCGCTGTGGGGCGTGCCGGCCGGGGACGCGGACGCGTTCACCTCCGGGGCGCTGCGGCAGCTCGCCGCGGAGGCGGTGCGCCGCACCCAGCGGTGCGAGGTGGTCTGCGACATGCGCGTCGAGAGTGTGCGTGACACGCTCGAAGGGCTCGATGGCGTACGGGTCCGACGCGCCGCCGACACCGACGTCGACGCCCTGCACGCGGACGCCGAACTGCTCCTGGCCACCCCGGTCTTGGGCGCCGTGGCGCTGGCCCAGGCCCGCCGCGCGCCGCTCGTCTTTCTGCCGCCTCTCAGCGACACGCAGCGCGACCTGGCCGACAGGGTCGCCCGTGCGGCCCCCGTCCCCCTGGCCGCCGATCCAGGAAACCCCTCCCTCTGGGACCCCGAAAAGCCGGACCCGTGGTCCGCGCTCGACGGCATCACGGACGACCTGCGGGGCGCACAGCGCGTCGCCCGCACCCTGCGCCAGCTCTCCCTCGCACCCCTGTGA
- a CDS encoding VOC family protein: protein MAIAAYTLVALDCPEPEPLARFYQAVLGGEIRQYDEDWYDLYATGGARVSFQRVPDHRPPKWPQAASDSQQLHLDFTVTDMAKAHDEVLAVGATPLDVDDNGGKRPWRVYADPAGHPFCLCQG from the coding sequence ATGGCGATCGCGGCCTACACCTTGGTTGCGCTTGACTGCCCCGAGCCCGAGCCGCTGGCCCGGTTCTACCAGGCCGTGCTCGGCGGCGAGATCCGGCAGTACGACGAGGACTGGTACGACCTGTACGCCACGGGTGGTGCCAGGGTCTCCTTCCAGCGGGTACCGGACCACCGCCCGCCCAAGTGGCCGCAGGCCGCTTCGGATTCGCAGCAGCTGCACCTCGACTTCACCGTCACCGACATGGCGAAGGCGCACGACGAGGTGCTCGCCGTGGGGGCGACACCGCTCGACGTCGACGACAACGGCGGGAAACGGCCCTGGCGTGTCTACGCCGACCCGGCGGGACACCCCTTCTGCCTCTGCCAGGGGTGA